A section of the Ogataea parapolymorpha DL-1 chromosome II, whole genome shotgun sequence genome encodes:
- a CDS encoding tRNA (carboxymethyluridine(34)-5-O)-methyltransferase: protein MSGKIQPSQEEIELETQKFKSTATPELQESLYVHEVYNDIAQHFSQTRYKPWPMVAQFLGSISDYSLGVDVGCGNGKYLTVNPKLYIVGSDYSTGLLDQAVQLHQRELNDLVVADGMMLPHETKRFDFAMSIAVVHHFSTKERRVAAIREILRVVRCGGRALVYCWALEQEKSRRGYREGMEQDILVPWVTKDGTTRMRYYHLYKKGELEEDCVAAGGKIVQSGYEKDNWWVIVERI, encoded by the coding sequence ATGTCTGGCAAAATACAGCCCTCCCAGGAGGAGATAGAGCTGGAAACCCAGAAGTTCAAGAGCACAGCGACGCCCGAACTCCAAGAAAGTTTGTATGTGCACGAGGTGTACAACGACATCGCCCAACACTTCTCGCAGACCAGATACAAGCCATGGCCTATGGTGGCCCAGTTTTTGGGATCCATCTCCGACTACTCGCTTGGAGTGGACGTCGGATGCGGGAACGGCAAGTACCTGACTGTGAACCCGAAACTGTACATTGTGGGGTCAGATTATTCGACTGGTTTGCTCGAccaggctgtgcagcttCACCAAAGAGAGTTGAACGATTTGGTGGTAGCAGATGGGATGATGCTGCCGCACGAAACCAAAAGGTTTGATTTTGCCATGTCGATTGCGGTGGTGCACCATTTCAGTACGAAAGAGAGGCGCGTCGCGGCGATCCGCGAAATTCTACGGGTGGTGCGCTGCGGCGGCCGTGCCCTGGTGTACTGCTGGGctttggagcaggagaagtCTCGCCGCGGGTACAGAGAAGGCATGGAACAGGATATATTGGTGCCGTGGGTGACTAAAGATGGAACAACTCGAATGAGATATTATCATTTATATAAGAAAGGCGAACTGGAGGAGGACTGTGTGGCCGctggaggaaaaattgtGCAGAGCGGATATGAGAAAGACAATTGGTGGGTAATCGTTGAGCGGATATAG
- a CDS encoding Serine/threonine-protein phosphatase PP-Z1: MGNEPSKPKNPQFSRTDTSTSARSTRSIRSRRSASETASFKTVSSSPIINRRDSSKSLTELTDEMENLNIDIPPSMLSVPPKSPILRVNSSSSLASNVPNQPQSIDIPNPQVSPMASSFKSGSYRAPEAASTQDQGVLDIEDLIQRLLDAGYSGKRTKAICLKNSEIQMICSTAREIFLSQPTLLELSAPVKIVGDVHGQYSDLIRIFTKCGFPPASNYLFLGDYVDRGKQSLETILLLLCYKIKYPENFFLLRGNHECAQITRAYGFYDECKRRANLKTWKIFIDTFNTLPIAAIVASKIFCVHGGLSPVLNSMDEIRMIKRPTDVPDFGLLNDLLWSDPADTPNEWEDNERGVSYCFNKVAINKFLNKFQFDLVVRAHMVVEDGYEFFNDRSLVTVFSAPNYCGEFDNWGAVMSVSEELLCSFELLDPLDGVALKQLMKKGKHERRTAMTYANSPNVSI, encoded by the coding sequence ATGGGTAACGAGCCGTCTAAGCCCAAAAATCCGCAGTTTTCCAGGACAGACACATCGACCTCCGCGAGGAGCACCCGCTCAATTCGGTCGCGGCGCTCGGCGAGCGAGACCGCCAGCTTCAAGACAGTTTCGTCGTCCCCCATAATAAACAGACGGGACTCGTCCAAGAGCCTCACGGAGCTCACAgacgagatggagaacCTGAACATCGACATTCCGCCCAGCATGCTGTCTGTGCCGCCAAAGTCGCCGATTCTGCGCGTGaactcgtcctcgtcgctcgcCTCGAACGTGCCCAATCAACCACAATCGATCGATATTCCAAACCCGCAGGTATCGCCAATGGCGAGCTCGTTCAAGTCGGGGTCGTACAGGGCCCCGGAGGCAGCATCGACACAGGACCAGGGCGTGCTGGACATCGAGGACCTGATCCAgcggctgctggacgcAGGCTACTCGGGCAAGAGAACCAAGGCGATATGCCTCAAAAACTCGGAAATCCAGATGATATGCTCCACGGCAAGAGAAATATTCCTGAGCCAGCccacgctgctggagctcagCGCGCCCGTCAAGATCGTCGGCGACGTGCACGGCCAGTACAGCGACCTGATCCGCATCTTCACCAAGTGCGGGTTTCCGCCAGCAAGCAACTATCTGTTCCTGGGAGACTACGTGGACCGGGGCAAACAGTCGCTGGAGACCATCTTGCTGCTCCTGTGCTACAAGATCAAGTACCCAGAGAATTTCTTCCTGCTACGAGGAAACCACGAGTGTGCGCAGATAACAAGGGCCTACGGGTTCTACGACGAATGCAAGCGAAGAGCGAATCTTAAGACATGGAAGATATTTATCGACACGTTCAACACGCTGCCGATCGCAGCAATAGTGGCGTCCAAAATCTTCTGTGTGCACGGCGGGCTGTCGCCGGTGCTGAATTCCATGGACGAAATAAGAATGATCAAAAGACCAACAGACGTGCCGGACTTTGGTCTGCTGAACGATCTGCTTTGGTCGGACCCAGCAGATACCCCGAACGAATGGGAGGACAACGAGCGAGGAGTCTCTTACTgtttcaacaaggtggccatcaacaagttccTCAACAAGTTCCAATTCGACCTTGTGGTGCGTGCACACATGGTGGTCGAGGACGGATACGAGTTCTTCAACGACCGGTCACTGGTGACCGTGTTTTCTGCCCCGAATTATTGCGGTGAGTTCGACAACTGGGGGGCCGTCATGTCTGTTtccgaggagctgctgtGCTCGTTCGAGCTACTCGACCCGCTCGACGGTGTGGCTCTGAAACAGCTCATGAAGAAAGGCAAACACGAACGTCGCACGGCAATGACTTACGCAAACAGCCCCAACGTGTCAATATAG
- a CDS encoding putative secreted protein, with product MLSRVRPLAPTVKQSAATLARIDPVYYTDHVRYHAGLDPANEQTHDLCELYTAFGKLTHQAALPRQTKVHYYNELIRTFARFDFGVYACIQPHLAQINGKLEPSTLKEVLLANPGRRWSTYEIFEQHCTSDPEVKHIVLERLVDGEKADTEPEDIEISFFKAYNILKLAADSFADLGEDSQKRLVTDFFALELDSYIASLPLDVDVRKQLLELPNLTPKQRLSLLTLDLPNPVLIENLVPIAGAGKLQTSENEKLMHEKLGFLPLLDPEKSAWKLISVLEPLPQAAAAIAKARGFFLEKSQTVPTDPLAANLDELNFLISAHETVRTGAAPVFVETASPQIACAKILLHAWTGSQDEALDEYNAAIAKWGAETQTSSQLVYCLVLATLLQNDVQLAQYIRKRAVDAGLVTKNMDRRIADTMKAYGDLVEEKKDVRQGLQNEALSTLVHLAETVETV from the coding sequence ATGCTTTCTCGTGTGCGACCTCTCGCCCCTACTGTCAAGCAGTCGGCAGCAACGCTCGCCAGAATTGACCCCGTGTACTACACAGACCACGTGCGGTACCATGCCGGGCTTGATCCCGCGAACGAGCAGACGCACGACCTGTGCGAGCTGTACACCGCCTTTGGCAAGTTGACTCACCAggcagctcttcctcggcaAACAAAGGTTCACTACTATAACGAGCTGATCCGAACCTTTGCGCGGTTTGATTTCGGTGTCTACGCATGTATACAGCCGCATCTGGCCCAGATCAACGGCAAACTTGAGCCCAGCACTCTCAAAGAGGTCTTGCTGGCGAATCCAGGCCGCAGATGGTCCACCTACGAGATCTTTGAGCAACACTGCACATCCGACCCTGAAGTGAAGCACATAGTGCTGGAACGGCTTGTTGACGGCGAAAAGGCTGACACAGAGCCCGAAGACATCGAAATCTCATTTTTCAAGGCATACAACATCCTCAAGCTAGCGGCCGATAGTTTCGCCGATCTGGGGGAGGATTCCCAGAAAAGGCTGGTCACCGACTTCTTTGCTCTCGAGCTGGACTCTTATATTGCTTCCTTGCCCCTGGACGTCGATGTCAGAAAACaactgctggagctgccgAATCTCACACCCAAACAGCGACTCAGTTTGCTGACGTTGGATCTGCCGAATCCGGTGCTTATCGAGAACCTCGTGCCGATTGCGGGCGCGGGAAAGCTCCAAACATCCGAAAACGAGAAACTGATGCACGAAAAGCTCGGCTTTCTGCCGCTTCTGGACCCTGAAAAAAGTGCCTGGAAATTAATCAGCGTTCTCGAGCCTCTACCTCAGGCCGCCGCTGCCATTGCAAAGGCGCGCGGATTTTTCTTGGAAAAATCACAGACTGTGCCCACGGACCCGCTGGCCGCcaatctggacgagctcaactTCCTCATCAGCGCACACGAGACCGTGCGCACGGGAGCTGCGCCTGTTTTTGTCGAGACGGCCAGTCCGCAGATTGCGTGCGCAAAAATCCTGCTGCACGCGTGGACCGGCAGCCAGGACGAGGCGTTGGATGAGTACAACGCCGCAATTGCCAAGTGGGGCGCAGAAACACAAACCAGCAGCCAGCTGGTGTACTGTCTCGTCCTTGCTACGCTGCTACAAAATGACGTGCAACTAGCGCAATACATCCGCAAAAGAGCGGTCGACGCGGGTCTTGTGACCAAGAACATGGATAGACGTATCGCCGACACGATGAAAGCCTACGGCGACCTCGttgaggagaagaaagatgTGCGCCAAGGCCTCCAAAACGAAGCGTTATCCACCCTCGTGCATTTGGCAGAAACTGTGGAGACCGTCTAG
- a CDS encoding Adenylyl-sulfate kinase, protein MSSNITWHHNLTTEERNKLTGQKGATVWLTGLSASGKSTIACGLERLLLTKGINAYRLDGDNVRFGLNKDLGFSEKDRAENIRRISEVSKLFADSSAIAITSFISPYKGDRAQARKLHEEAGLPFVEVFVDVPLEVAEKRDPKGLYKKAREGLIKNFTGIDDPYEAPEKPEIHLDTSNTGIEECITTIAGYLASHGIVPN, encoded by the coding sequence ATGTCCAGCAATATCACTTGGCACCACAACCTCACCACAGAGGAGCGCAACAAACTGACTGGCCAGAAGGGCGCCACCGTGTGGCTGACCGGGCTGAGTGCGTCTGGAAAGAGCACGATTGCCTGCGGTCTGGAAAGACTGCTGCTGACTAAGGGAATCAATGCTTACAGACTGGACGGCGACAACGTCCGGTTCGGCCTCAACAAGGACCTGGGTTTCAGCGAGAAGGACCGTGCCGAGAACATCCGTCGTATTTCCGAGGTCTCGAAGCTCTTTGCCGACTCATCTGCCATTGCTATCACTTCTTTTATTTCTCCATACAAAGGTGACAGAGCACAGGCAAGAAAACTGCACGAAGAGGCCGGTCTTCCGTTTGTCGAGGTGTTTGTCGATGTGCCGCTGGAGGTGGCCGAAAAGAGAGACCCCAAGGGCCTGTACAAGAAGGCCAGGGAGGGGCTTATCAAGAATTTCACTGGTATCGACGACCCATACGAGGCTCCCGAAAAACCGGAAATTCACCTGGACACCAGCAACACCGGCATTGAGGAGTGCATCACGACCATTGCCGGGTACCTTGCGTCGCACGGGATTGTGCCTAACTAG
- a CDS encoding putative C6 transcription factor yields MVGTIERLQQELAAARSARETVPAPAPDTIGPISSFRTRLESLDKIKIHPLEPDVVPARLPKPDRARVLDYLESLTFQEAMLLVDRSHFFLNDIYFPYDVDLLKARLSQTYDPSGRFRNLADHSSTQFRALCFVVMALGTKYTRSSDPITGYLLSSALTLVLPCTQMKNEPENYVAVATLTLASLFFRSLGRDDDCMLYSNMAIQLASHIGLSKNEPAHTPHEADIRARVFWVSYGLNKTLAAKMGEPSLLQSKDISCPLPQMLCKDVPNTTAAAQFATYIKLSAISEDIFRAIYRLGKTSNWTETLGGIIQQLVRWNETLPRELQLQYNATSDDLKHKRLVCSLHLNRCFCIHLTTIPFLYSLVEMKKTDPEFKISTDLCELLTICLNAAQMTVYIANSCANEGMLATYGVMDLDYIYSACLTFFICGDVLQFNTDECSRFLDSSLAIVAKMASEGNKDATVKHTKVQNLLASYRPQLPDVSSPGLDLASLDVPDTLWTQNPIETFQALAGHDLNIWEYGYKSWQHVDELWDDFAETYN; encoded by the coding sequence ATGGTGGGTACAATTGAACGGCTGCAACAAGAGCTCGCCGCGGCCCGCTCCGCTCGCGAAACGGTGCCGGCACCGGCCCCAGATACCATCGGCCCTATTTCCTCTTTTAGAACAAGACTCGAGAGtttggacaaaatcaagatcCATCCACTGGAACCCGACGTCGTGCCCGCCCGGCTCCCGAAGCCTGACAGGGCGCGTGTACTAGACTATCTTGAGTCCCTCACGTTCCAGGAGGCCATGCTTCTTGTCGACCGGTCGCACTTCTTCCTCAACGATATTTATTTCCCGTACGACGTCGATCTGCTGAAAGCGCGGCTTTCGCAGACATACGACCCGTCCGGGCGGTTCAGAAATCTTGCAGACCACTCTTCGACCCAATTCCGCGCTCTCTGCTTTGTGGTTATGGCTCTCGGCACAAAGTATACCCGCAGCTCCGACCCAATTACCGGATATTTGCTTTCCAGCGCCCTCACGCTGGTGCTGCCCTGTACGCAGATGAAAAACGAGCCCGAAAACTACGTTGCAGTGGCGACGCTGACGCTAGCCAGCCTGTTTTTCCGCTCGCTGGGCCGCGACGACGACTGCATGCTCTACTCGAATATGGCGATCCAGCTGGCAAGCCACATCGGGCTCAGCAAAAACGAGCCGGCGCACACGCCACACGAGGCAGACATCCGCGCGCGCGTCTTCTGGGTCTCGTACGGGCTCAACAAGACTCTTGCGGCGAAAATGGGCGAGCCGTCGCTCCTGCAGTCCAAAGACATCTCGTGCCCGCTGCCACAGATGCTGTGCAAGGATGTGCCCAACACGACGGCCGCCGCGCAGTTCGCAACCTATATCAAGCTCAGCGCCATCTCGGAGGATATATTCCGGGCGATCTACCGACTCGGCAAGACGTCCAACTGGACGGAAACTCTGGGAGGCATTATCCAGCAACTGGTTCGGTGGAACGAAACGCTGCCACGTGAGCTGCAGTTGCAGTACAACGCCACGTCCGACGACCTCAAACACAAGCGTCTGGTGTGCTCGCTTCATCTGAACCGCTGTTTCTGCATCCATCTCACCACGATCCCGTTTTTGTACAGTTTGGTCGAGATGAAGAAAACAGACCCCGAATTCAAAATCAGCACCGACCTGtgcgagctgctcacgATCTGTCTCAACGCCGCGCAGATGACCGTCTACATCGCCAACTCGTGCGCCAACGAGGGCATGCTCGCGACCTACGGCGTCATGGACCTCGACTATATCTACAGCGCATGCTTGACGTTTTTCATCTGCGGTGACGTGCTGCAGTTCAACACCGACGAATGTTCGCGGTTCCTGGACTCGTCGCTCGCGATCGTCGCGAAAATGGCCAGCGAGGGCAACAAGGACGCCACCGTCAAGCACACCAAGGTGCAGAATCTGCTTGCCAGCTACCGGCCGCAGCTGCCGGATGTTTCGTCTCCCGGCCTGGATCTCGCTAGTCTGGACGTTCCAGACACGCTGTGGACACAGAACCCGATCGAGACGTTTCAGGCGCTCGCGGGCCACGACCTAAACATCTGGGAGTACGGCTACAAGTCGTGGCAGCACGTGGACGAGCTCTGGGACGATTTCGCAGAAACGTACAATTAA
- a CDS encoding Minichromosome maintenance protein 10, protein MADDDLSDLEDKILDQLHQIRTLKEQKKAQSAVESDEEDPRESTQTPYFRKHRAAEKKILTKISTSKPETDSFAQRLDTFNLQLSHETEKRRKFQEQIRELRVLSFDEELLRQKINNAVDDVDTYSKHRLSKRYYSQDTLEKLLKNIEPLRVHHALAKIHAPNFDPPQYANFAVVGVVAAKSEAKQTANDKTKYMSVQLSNLKQQLTLTLFSKAFKKYYKLRLGDVVAVLNPQIWVQRERTGFALSLKEDYDAILEIGHARDFGLCKSIKKDGSLCHTPIDLSKTQHCDYHTELSFNRTASKRLELTGNSKMFTPTEDGVKQAMYMSTKRKNGREQLDGLLVADASVPKQDVGRLYFSNPDVSRAFFDDSYSNPKLINDLQSAKSRLARVKNEKRLRQKLVALADGDTLKDISLETPESRESRQKATKVAFDPQTMVRIGFNPTQRIFEKRKERGDATARSERVAQLLSTAKTEKSLKRTREETLRRQRIYGKHEAPTMVELSSSDEE, encoded by the exons ATGGCAGACGACG ACCTTTCCGACCTTGAggacaagatcttggaccAGCTGCACCAGATCCGCACGCtgaaggagcagaaaaaggcCCAAAGCGCGGTCGAgtccgacgaggaggatCCACGCGAGTCGACCCAAACACCGTATTTCCGCAAGCACCGCGCGgccgagaagaagatcctAACCAAAATCAGCACTTCGAAGCCTGAAACGGACTCGTTCGCACAGCGACTCGACACTTTCAACCTACAATTGTCACACGAGACAGAAAAACGACGCAAGTTCCAAGAGCAGATCCGCGAGTTGCGCGTGCTCTCGTTCGACGAAGAGTTGCTGCGCCAGAAGATCAACAATGCGGtcgacgacgtcgacacATACTCAAAGCACAGGCTCTCGAAACGGTACTATTCCCAGGACACACTTGAGAAGctattgaaaaatatcgaGCCGCTGCGTGTGCACCACGCGCTGGCCAAGATCCACGCGCCAAACTTCGACCCGCCGCAGTACGCAAATTTCGCCGTTGTCGGCGTGGTGGCAGCGAAGTCGGAAGCCAAACAAACGGCCAACGACAAGACGAAATACATGTCGGTTCAGCTATCCAATTtgaagcagcagctcaCTCTCACGCTGTTCTCCAAAGCGTTCAAAAAATACTACAAATTGCGGCTTGGAGACGTTGTGGCGGTGCTGAACCCGCAGATCTGGGTGCAGCGCGAGCGCACCGGGTTTGCGCTCTCGCTCAAAGAGGACTACGACGCGATCCTCGAGATCGGCCACGCACGTGACTTTGGGCTCTGCAAATCgatcaagaaagacggCTCTCTGTGCCACACGCCCATCGACCTCTCCAAAACGCAGCACTGCGACTACCATACCGAGCTCAGTTTCAACCGTACCGCGTCTAAACGGCTCGAACTCACGGGCAACTCCAAAATGTTCACTCCGACAGAAGACGGCGTGAAGCAGGCGATGTACATGTCCACCAAGCGCAAAAACGGCcgcgagcagctggacgggCTGCTGGTCGCCGACGCGTCGGTCCCGAAGCAAGATGTCGGCCGGCTGTATTTCTCGAACCCGGACGTGTCGAGAGCGTTTTTCGACGACTCTTATTCGAACCCAAAACTGATCAACGATCTCCAGAGCGCAAAATCGCGCCTGGCACGCgtgaaaaacgaaaaacGGCTGCGTCAGAAGCTCGTCGCGCTCGCCGATGGCGACACGCTCAAAGACATAAGTCTCGAGACCCCGGAGTCGCGCGAGAGCCGGCAAAAGGCCACCAAGGTCGCATTCGACCCGCAAACGATGGTGCGCATCGGGTTCAACCCGACACAGCGCATCTTCGAGAAGCGCAAAGAGCGGGGCGATGCGACCGCGCGGTCGGAACGCGTAGCACAGCTGCTGAGCACGgcaaaaacagaaaaatcGCTAAAAAGAACGAGGGAGGAAACACTACGCAGACAGAGGATCTACGGGAAGCACGAGGCCCCCACAATGGTGGAACTAAGTAGTTCGGACGAGGAATAA